Proteins from a single region of Ailuropoda melanoleuca isolate Jingjing chromosome 15, ASM200744v2, whole genome shotgun sequence:
- the PAN2 gene encoding PAN2-PAN3 deadenylation complex catalytic subunit PAN2 isoform X6, with amino-acid sequence MNFEGLDPGLAEYAPAMHSALDPVLDAHLNPSLLQNVDLDPEGVALEALPVQESVHIMEGVYSELHSVVAEVGVPVSVSHFDLHEEMLWVGSHGGHATSFFGPALERYSSFQVNGSDDIRQIQSLENGILFLTKNNLKYMARGGLIIFDYLLEESEDMHSLLLTDSSTLLVGGLQNHILEIDLNTVQETQKYAVETPGVTIMRQTNRFFFCGHTSGKVSLRDLRTFKVEHEFDAFSGSLSDFDVHGNLLAACGFSSRLTGLACDRFLKVYDLRMMRAITPLQVHVDPAFLRFIPTYTSRLAIISQSGQCQFCEPTGLANPADIFHVNPVGPLLMTFDVSASKQALAFGDSEGCVHLWTDSPEPSFNPYSRETEFALPCLVDSLPPLDWSQDLLPLSLIPVPLTTDTLLSDWPAANSAPAPRRAPPVDAEILRTMKKVGFIGYAPNPRTRLRNQIPYRLKESDSEFDSFSQVTESPIGREEEPHLHMVSKKYRKVTIKYSKLGLEDFDFKHYNKTLFAGLEPHIPNAYCNCMIQVLYFLEPVRCLIQNHLCQKEFCLACELGFLFHMLDLSRGDPCQGSNFLRAFRTIPEASALGLILADSDEASGKGNLARLIQRWNRFILTQLHQDMQELEAPQAYRGAGGSFCSSGDSVIGQLFSCEMENCSLCRCGSETVRASSTLLFTLSYPEGSTSDKTGKSCDFAQVLKRSICLEQNTQAWCDNCEKYQPTIQTRNIRHLPDILVINCEVNSLKEADFWRMQAEVAFKMAIKKHGGEISKNKEFALADWKELGSPEGMLMCSSIEELKNVWLPFSIRMKITKNKGLDVCNWTDGDEIQWGPARAEEEHGVYVYDLMATVVHILDSRTGGSLVAHIKVGETYHQRKEGVTHQQWYLFNDFLIEPIDKHEAVQFDMNWKVPAILYYVKRNLNSKYNLNIKNPIEASVLLAEASLARKQRKTHTTFIPLMLNEMPQVGDLVGLDAEFVTLNEEEAELRSDGTKSTIKPSQMSVARITCVRGQGPNEGIPFIDDYISTQEQVVDYLTQYSGIKPGDLDAKISSKHLTTLKSTYLKLRFLIDIGVKFVGHGLQKDFRVINLMVPKDQVLDTVYLFHMPRKRMISLRFLAWYFLDLKIQGETHDSIEDARTALQLYRKYLELSKNGTEPESFHKVLKGLYEKGRKMDWKVPEPEGQTSPKNAAVFSSVLAL; translated from the exons ATGAACTTCGAGGGTCTGGACCCTGGACTGGCAGAGTATGCCCCAGCCATGCATTCTGCCCTGGACCCTGTCCTGGACGCCCACCTGAACCCAAGTCTGCTACAGAATGTGGATCTGGATCCGGAGGGGGTGGCCTTGGAGGCTCTTCCCGTCCAGGAGTCAGTGCACATAATGGAAGGTGTCTACTCTGAATTGCACAGTGTGGTGGCTGAAGTGGGTGTGCCTGTCTCCGTCTCCCACTTTGACTTGCACGAGGAGATGCTGTGGGTGGGAAGCCACGGG ggCCATGCTACTTCATTTTTCGGCCCAGCCTTGGAGCGTTACTCATCCTTTCAGGTCAATGGCAGTGATGACATACGACAGATCCAGAGCCTGGAAAATGGTATCCTTTTTCTCACCAAGAACAACCTCAAGTATATGGCCCGTGGGGGCCTCATTATATTTGATTACCT GCTAGAGGAAAGTGAGGATATGCACAGTCTCCTGCTGACGGACAGCAGCACTCTGCTTGTTGGTGGGCTGCAGAACCACATATTGGAGATTGACCTTAACACTGTCCAGGAGACTCAGAAG TATGCCGTCGAAACGCCTGGAGTCACTATTATGAGACAGACAAATCGCTTCTTCTTCTGTGGCCACACGTCTGGCAAG GTTTCCCTGCGAGACCTCCGTACTTTTAAGGTGGAGCATGAGTTTGATGCTTTCTCAGGGAGTCTGTCGGATTTTGATGTGCATGGCAACCTGCTGGCCGCCTGTGGCTTCTCCAGCCGCCTCACCGGCCTGGCCTGTGACCGTTTCCTCAAGGTGTATGACCTGCGCATGATGCGTGCCATCACACCGCTCCAAGTACACGTGGATCCCGCCTTCTTGCGCTTCATCCCTACGTACACTTCTCGACTTGCTATCATCTCCCAGTCAG GGCAGTGCCAGTTTTGTGAGCCCACAGGCCTGGCCAACCCAGCAGACATCTTTCATGTGAATCCTGTGGGGCCTCTGTTAATGACATTTGACGTATCAGCCAGCAAGCAGGCCCTGGCCTTTGGGGATTCTGAGGGCTGTGTGCACCTCTGGACTGATTCCCCTGAGCCTTCCTTCAACCCTTACTCCCGTGAGACCGAGTTTGCTTTGCCCTGTCTCGTGGACTCACTGCCTCCTCTGGACTGGAGTCAGGACCTGCTGCCTCTTTCCCTCATCCCTGTCCCGCTCACCACTGACACACTTCTCTCTGATTGGCCTGCGGCCAACTCCGCTCCAGCTCCCAG GCGAGCACCCCCTGTGGATGCAGAGATTCTTCGAACCATGAAGAAGGTGGGCTTCATTGGCTATGCGCCCAACCCCCGCACCCGGTTGCGCAATCAG ATTCCTTACCGACTCAAGGAGTCTGACAGTGAATTTGACAGCTTCAGCCAGGTCACTGAGTCACCAATAGGGCGGGAAGAGGAGCCACATCTCCACATGGTTTCTAAGAAGTACCGCAAG GTAACCATCAAATATTCCAAGCTAGGGCTGGAGGACTTTGACTTCAAACACTACAATAAGACCCTGTTTGCTGGATTAGAGCCCCACATCCCCAATGCCTACTGTAACTGCATGATCCAG GTGCTCTACTTCCTGGAGCCTGTTCGCTGTCTAATCCAGAACCATCTTTGCCAGAAGGAGTTCTGCCTGGCGTGTGAGCTGGGCTTCCTCTTCCACATGTTGGATCTCTCTCGAGGTGACCCTTGTCAG GGCAGTAATTTTCTTCGGGCATTCCGCACCATCCCTGAGGCGTCAGCCCTTGGTCTGATCCTGGCTGACTCAGATGAGGCTTCAGGCAAAGGCAATCTGGCCAGGCTTATTCAGAGGTGGAATCGCTTCATTCTCACTCAGCTGCATCAGGATATGCAGGAGCTTGAAGCACCCCAGGCTTATCGAGGTGCTGGAGGCAG CTTTTGCTCATCGGGGGACTCGGTCATCGGGCAGCTGTTCAGCTGTGAGATGGAGAACTGCAGCCTCTGCCGCTGTGGCAGTGAGACCGTGCGAGCCTCATCCACCCTGCTCTTCACGCTCTCCTACCCCGAGGGTAGCACCAGTG ATAAAACCGGGAAGAGCTGTGACTTTGCTCAAGTCCTAAAGCGAAGCATCTGCCTGGAGCAGAATACACAGGCCTGGTGTGACAACTGTGAAAAGTACCAGCCCACG ATTCAGACCCGCAACATCCGCCATCTGCCAGATATTCTCGTCATCAACTGTGAGGTGAACAGCTTGAAAGAAGCTGATTTCTGGAGGATGCAGGCTGAG GTTGCCTTCAAGATGGCAATAAAGAAGCATGGTGGAGAAATCTCCAAGAACAAGGAGTTTGCTTTGGCTGATTG GAAAGAACTGGGAAGTCCAGAGGGCATGCTCATGTGTTCCTCCATTGAGGAGTTGAAGAATGTCTGGCTTCCTTTCTCCATTCGCATGAAGATAACCAAGAACAAAGGGCTGGATGTTTGCAATTGGACTGATGGGGATGAGATACAG TGGGGCCCAgccagggcagaggaggagcaTGGTGTCTATGTGTATGACCTGATGGCTACTGTGGTGCACATCCTGGACTCACGCACAGGGGGCAGCCTGGTGGCTCACATCAAAGTTGGAGAGACCTACCACCAGCGTAAGGAG GGTGTTACCCACCAGCAGTGGTATCTTTTCAATGACTTTCTTATTGAACCTATTGATAAG cacGAAGCTGTGCAGTTTGACATGAATTGGAAAGTACCTGCTATCCTTTATTACGTCAAAAGGAATCTTAATTCCAAATACAACCTGAACA TCAAGAACCCTATTGAGGCAAGTGTCCTGCTGGCTGAAGCCTCACTAGCACGGAAGCAGCGGAAAACACATACTACCTTTATTCCACTGATGCTGAATGAGATGCCACAGGTTGGGGACCTGGTGGGCCTGGATGCTGAGTTTGTCACCCTTAATGAG GAGGAAGCAGAGTTACGCAGTGATGGCACCAAGTCTACCATCAAACCAAGCCAGATGTCAGTAGCGAGGATCACCTGTGTTCGGGGCCAGGGACCCAATGAGGGTATTCCCTTCATTGATGACTACATCTCTACCCAGGAGCAG GTGGTGGATTACTTGACTCAATACTCGGGGATAAAGCCAGGAGACCTAGATGCCAAGATTTCCTCTAAGCACCTCACAACTCTCAAGTCTACCTACTTAAAGCTTCGTTTTCTTATTGACATTGGAGTCAAGTTTGTGGGTCATGGTCTGCAGAAGGACTTCCGGGTCATCAACCTCATG GTACCCAAGGACCAAGTCCTTGACACTGTCTATCTCTTTCACATGCCCCGAAAACGAATGATTTCCCTGCGATTCCTTGCTTGGTACTTTCTAG ACTTGAAGATTCAAGGGGAAACCCATGACAGTATTGAGGATGCCCGCACAGCTCTTCAGCTCTACCGAAAATATCTGGAGCTAAGCAAAAATGGCACCGAGCCTGAGTCCTTCCACAAAGTGCTCAAGGGTCTTTACGAGAAGGGCCGAAAGATGGACTGGAAGGTGCCTGAACCTGAGGGCCAGACAAGCCCCAAGA ATGCAGCTGTCTTCTCCTCAGTGTTGGCGCTCTGA
- the PAN2 gene encoding PAN2-PAN3 deadenylation complex catalytic subunit PAN2 isoform X8 — translation MNFEGLDPGLAEYAPAMHSALDPVLDAHLNPSLLQNVDLDPEGVALEALPVQESVHIMEGVYSELHSVVAEVGVPVSVSHFDLHEEMLWVGSHGGHATSFFGPALERYSSFQVNGSDDIRQIQSLENGILFLTKNNLKYMARGGLIIFDYLLEESEDMHSLLLTDSSTLLVGGLQNHILEIDLNTVQETQKYAVETPGVTIMRQTNRFFFCGHTSGKVSLRDLRTFKVEHEFDAFSGSLSDFDVHGNLLAACGFSSRLTGLACDRFLKVYDLRMMRAITPLQVHVDPAFLRFIPTYTSRLAIISQSGQCQFCEPTGLANPADIFHVNPVGPLLMTFDVSASKQALAFGDSEGCVHLWTDSPEPSFNPYSRETEFALPCLVDSLPPLDWSQDLLPLSLIPVPLTTDTLLSDWPAANSAPAPRRAPPVDAEILRTMKKVGFIGYAPNPRTRLRNQIPYRLKESDSEFDSFSQVTESPIGREEEPHLHMVSKKYRKVTIKYSKLGLEDFDFKHYNKTLFAGLEPHIPNAYCNCMIQVLYFLEPVRCLIQNHLCQKEFCLACELGFLFHMLDLSRGDPCQGSNFLRAFRTIPEASALGLILADSDEASGKGNLARLIQRWNRFILTQLHQDMQELEAPQAYRGAGGSFCSSGDSVIGQLFSCEMENCSLCRCGSETVRASSTLLFTLSYPEDKTGKSCDFAQVLKRSICLEQNTQAWCDNCEKYQPTIQTRNIRHLPDILVINCEVNSLKEADFWRMQAEVAFKMAIKKHGGEISKNKEFALADWKELGSPEGMLMCSSIEELKNVWLPFSIRMKITKNKGLDVCNWTDGDEIQWGPARAEEEHGVYVYDLMATVVHILDSRTGGSLVAHIKVGETYHQRKEGVTHQQWYLFNDFLIEPIDKHEAVQFDMNWKVPAILYYVKRNLNSKYNLNIKNPIEASVLLAEASLARKQRKTHTTFIPLMLNEMPQVGDLVGLDAEFVTLNEEEAELRSDGTKSTIKPSQMSVARITCVRGQGPNEGIPFIDDYISTQEQVVDYLTQYSGIKPGDLDAKISSKHLTTLKSTYLKLRFLIDIGVKFVGHGLQKDFRVINLMVPKDQVLDTVYLFHMPRKRMISLRFLAWYFLDLKIQGETHDSIEDARTALQLYRKYLELSKNGTEPESFHKVLKGLYEKGRKMDWKVPEPEGQTSPKNAAVFSSVLAL, via the exons ATGAACTTCGAGGGTCTGGACCCTGGACTGGCAGAGTATGCCCCAGCCATGCATTCTGCCCTGGACCCTGTCCTGGACGCCCACCTGAACCCAAGTCTGCTACAGAATGTGGATCTGGATCCGGAGGGGGTGGCCTTGGAGGCTCTTCCCGTCCAGGAGTCAGTGCACATAATGGAAGGTGTCTACTCTGAATTGCACAGTGTGGTGGCTGAAGTGGGTGTGCCTGTCTCCGTCTCCCACTTTGACTTGCACGAGGAGATGCTGTGGGTGGGAAGCCACGGG ggCCATGCTACTTCATTTTTCGGCCCAGCCTTGGAGCGTTACTCATCCTTTCAGGTCAATGGCAGTGATGACATACGACAGATCCAGAGCCTGGAAAATGGTATCCTTTTTCTCACCAAGAACAACCTCAAGTATATGGCCCGTGGGGGCCTCATTATATTTGATTACCT GCTAGAGGAAAGTGAGGATATGCACAGTCTCCTGCTGACGGACAGCAGCACTCTGCTTGTTGGTGGGCTGCAGAACCACATATTGGAGATTGACCTTAACACTGTCCAGGAGACTCAGAAG TATGCCGTCGAAACGCCTGGAGTCACTATTATGAGACAGACAAATCGCTTCTTCTTCTGTGGCCACACGTCTGGCAAG GTTTCCCTGCGAGACCTCCGTACTTTTAAGGTGGAGCATGAGTTTGATGCTTTCTCAGGGAGTCTGTCGGATTTTGATGTGCATGGCAACCTGCTGGCCGCCTGTGGCTTCTCCAGCCGCCTCACCGGCCTGGCCTGTGACCGTTTCCTCAAGGTGTATGACCTGCGCATGATGCGTGCCATCACACCGCTCCAAGTACACGTGGATCCCGCCTTCTTGCGCTTCATCCCTACGTACACTTCTCGACTTGCTATCATCTCCCAGTCAG GGCAGTGCCAGTTTTGTGAGCCCACAGGCCTGGCCAACCCAGCAGACATCTTTCATGTGAATCCTGTGGGGCCTCTGTTAATGACATTTGACGTATCAGCCAGCAAGCAGGCCCTGGCCTTTGGGGATTCTGAGGGCTGTGTGCACCTCTGGACTGATTCCCCTGAGCCTTCCTTCAACCCTTACTCCCGTGAGACCGAGTTTGCTTTGCCCTGTCTCGTGGACTCACTGCCTCCTCTGGACTGGAGTCAGGACCTGCTGCCTCTTTCCCTCATCCCTGTCCCGCTCACCACTGACACACTTCTCTCTGATTGGCCTGCGGCCAACTCCGCTCCAGCTCCCAG GCGAGCACCCCCTGTGGATGCAGAGATTCTTCGAACCATGAAGAAGGTGGGCTTCATTGGCTATGCGCCCAACCCCCGCACCCGGTTGCGCAATCAG ATTCCTTACCGACTCAAGGAGTCTGACAGTGAATTTGACAGCTTCAGCCAGGTCACTGAGTCACCAATAGGGCGGGAAGAGGAGCCACATCTCCACATGGTTTCTAAGAAGTACCGCAAG GTAACCATCAAATATTCCAAGCTAGGGCTGGAGGACTTTGACTTCAAACACTACAATAAGACCCTGTTTGCTGGATTAGAGCCCCACATCCCCAATGCCTACTGTAACTGCATGATCCAG GTGCTCTACTTCCTGGAGCCTGTTCGCTGTCTAATCCAGAACCATCTTTGCCAGAAGGAGTTCTGCCTGGCGTGTGAGCTGGGCTTCCTCTTCCACATGTTGGATCTCTCTCGAGGTGACCCTTGTCAG GGCAGTAATTTTCTTCGGGCATTCCGCACCATCCCTGAGGCGTCAGCCCTTGGTCTGATCCTGGCTGACTCAGATGAGGCTTCAGGCAAAGGCAATCTGGCCAGGCTTATTCAGAGGTGGAATCGCTTCATTCTCACTCAGCTGCATCAGGATATGCAGGAGCTTGAAGCACCCCAGGCTTATCGAGGTGCTGGAGGCAG CTTTTGCTCATCGGGGGACTCGGTCATCGGGCAGCTGTTCAGCTGTGAGATGGAGAACTGCAGCCTCTGCCGCTGTGGCAGTGAGACCGTGCGAGCCTCATCCACCCTGCTCTTCACGCTCTCCTACCCCGAGG ATAAAACCGGGAAGAGCTGTGACTTTGCTCAAGTCCTAAAGCGAAGCATCTGCCTGGAGCAGAATACACAGGCCTGGTGTGACAACTGTGAAAAGTACCAGCCCACG ATTCAGACCCGCAACATCCGCCATCTGCCAGATATTCTCGTCATCAACTGTGAGGTGAACAGCTTGAAAGAAGCTGATTTCTGGAGGATGCAGGCTGAG GTTGCCTTCAAGATGGCAATAAAGAAGCATGGTGGAGAAATCTCCAAGAACAAGGAGTTTGCTTTGGCTGATTG GAAAGAACTGGGAAGTCCAGAGGGCATGCTCATGTGTTCCTCCATTGAGGAGTTGAAGAATGTCTGGCTTCCTTTCTCCATTCGCATGAAGATAACCAAGAACAAAGGGCTGGATGTTTGCAATTGGACTGATGGGGATGAGATACAG TGGGGCCCAgccagggcagaggaggagcaTGGTGTCTATGTGTATGACCTGATGGCTACTGTGGTGCACATCCTGGACTCACGCACAGGGGGCAGCCTGGTGGCTCACATCAAAGTTGGAGAGACCTACCACCAGCGTAAGGAG GGTGTTACCCACCAGCAGTGGTATCTTTTCAATGACTTTCTTATTGAACCTATTGATAAG cacGAAGCTGTGCAGTTTGACATGAATTGGAAAGTACCTGCTATCCTTTATTACGTCAAAAGGAATCTTAATTCCAAATACAACCTGAACA TCAAGAACCCTATTGAGGCAAGTGTCCTGCTGGCTGAAGCCTCACTAGCACGGAAGCAGCGGAAAACACATACTACCTTTATTCCACTGATGCTGAATGAGATGCCACAGGTTGGGGACCTGGTGGGCCTGGATGCTGAGTTTGTCACCCTTAATGAG GAGGAAGCAGAGTTACGCAGTGATGGCACCAAGTCTACCATCAAACCAAGCCAGATGTCAGTAGCGAGGATCACCTGTGTTCGGGGCCAGGGACCCAATGAGGGTATTCCCTTCATTGATGACTACATCTCTACCCAGGAGCAG GTGGTGGATTACTTGACTCAATACTCGGGGATAAAGCCAGGAGACCTAGATGCCAAGATTTCCTCTAAGCACCTCACAACTCTCAAGTCTACCTACTTAAAGCTTCGTTTTCTTATTGACATTGGAGTCAAGTTTGTGGGTCATGGTCTGCAGAAGGACTTCCGGGTCATCAACCTCATG GTACCCAAGGACCAAGTCCTTGACACTGTCTATCTCTTTCACATGCCCCGAAAACGAATGATTTCCCTGCGATTCCTTGCTTGGTACTTTCTAG ACTTGAAGATTCAAGGGGAAACCCATGACAGTATTGAGGATGCCCGCACAGCTCTTCAGCTCTACCGAAAATATCTGGAGCTAAGCAAAAATGGCACCGAGCCTGAGTCCTTCCACAAAGTGCTCAAGGGTCTTTACGAGAAGGGCCGAAAGATGGACTGGAAGGTGCCTGAACCTGAGGGCCAGACAAGCCCCAAGA ATGCAGCTGTCTTCTCCTCAGTGTTGGCGCTCTGA
- the PAN2 gene encoding PAN2-PAN3 deadenylation complex catalytic subunit PAN2 isoform X4: protein MNFEGLDPGLAEYAPAMHSALDPVLDAHLNPSLLQNVDLDPEGVALEALPVQESVHIMEGVYSELHSVVAEVGVPVSVSHFDLHEEMLWVGSHGGHATSFFGPALERYSSFQVNGSDDIRQIQSLENGILFLTKNNLKYMARGGLIIFDYLLEESEDMHSLLLTDSSTLLVGGLQNHILEIDLNTVQETQKYAVETPGVTIMRQTNRFFFCGHTSGKVSLRDLRTFKVEHEFDAFSGSLSDFDVHGNLLAACGFSSRLTGLACDRFLKVYDLRMMRAITPLQVHVDPAFLRFIPTYTSRLAIISQSGQCQFCEPTGLANPADIFHVNPVGPLLMTFDVSASKQALAFGDSEGCVHLWTDSPEPSFNPYSRETEFALPCLVDSLPPLDWSQDLLPLSLIPVPLTTDTLLSDWPAANSAPAPRRAPPVDAEILRTMKKVGFIGYAPNPRTRLRNQIPYRLKESDSEFDSFSQVTESPIGREEEPHLHMVSKKYRKVTIKYSKLGLEDFDFKHYNKTLFAGLEPHIPNAYCNCMIQVLYFLEPVRCLIQNHLCQKEFCLACELGFLFHMLDLSRGDPCQGSNFLRAFRTIPEASALGLILADSDEASGKGNLARLIQRWNRFILTQLHQDMQELEAPQAYRGAGGSFCSSGDSVIGQLFSCEMENCSLCRCGSETVRASSTLLFTLSYPEDKTGKSCDFAQVLKRSICLEQNTQAWCDNCEKYQPTIQTRNIRHLPDILVINCEVNSLKEADFWRMQAEVAFKMAIKKHGGEISKNKEFALADWKELGSPEGMLMCSSIEELKNVWLPFSIRMKITKNKGLDVCNWTDGDEIQLSSLGTPSQWGPARAEEEHGVYVYDLMATVVHILDSRTGGSLVAHIKVGETYHQRKEGVTHQQWYLFNDFLIEPIDKHEAVQFDMNWKVPAILYYVKRNLNSKYNLNIKNPIEASVLLAEASLARKQRKTHTTFIPLMLNEMPQVGDLVGLDAEFVTLNEEEAELRSDGTKSTIKPSQMSVARITCVRGQGPNEGIPFIDDYISTQEQVVDYLTQYSGIKPGDLDAKISSKHLTTLKSTYLKLRFLIDIGVKFVGHGLQKDFRVINLMVPKDQVLDTVYLFHMPRKRMISLRFLAWYFLDLKIQGETHDSIEDARTALQLYRKYLELSKNGTEPESFHKVLKGLYEKGRKMDWKVPEPEGQTSPKNAAVFSSVLAL, encoded by the exons ATGAACTTCGAGGGTCTGGACCCTGGACTGGCAGAGTATGCCCCAGCCATGCATTCTGCCCTGGACCCTGTCCTGGACGCCCACCTGAACCCAAGTCTGCTACAGAATGTGGATCTGGATCCGGAGGGGGTGGCCTTGGAGGCTCTTCCCGTCCAGGAGTCAGTGCACATAATGGAAGGTGTCTACTCTGAATTGCACAGTGTGGTGGCTGAAGTGGGTGTGCCTGTCTCCGTCTCCCACTTTGACTTGCACGAGGAGATGCTGTGGGTGGGAAGCCACGGG ggCCATGCTACTTCATTTTTCGGCCCAGCCTTGGAGCGTTACTCATCCTTTCAGGTCAATGGCAGTGATGACATACGACAGATCCAGAGCCTGGAAAATGGTATCCTTTTTCTCACCAAGAACAACCTCAAGTATATGGCCCGTGGGGGCCTCATTATATTTGATTACCT GCTAGAGGAAAGTGAGGATATGCACAGTCTCCTGCTGACGGACAGCAGCACTCTGCTTGTTGGTGGGCTGCAGAACCACATATTGGAGATTGACCTTAACACTGTCCAGGAGACTCAGAAG TATGCCGTCGAAACGCCTGGAGTCACTATTATGAGACAGACAAATCGCTTCTTCTTCTGTGGCCACACGTCTGGCAAG GTTTCCCTGCGAGACCTCCGTACTTTTAAGGTGGAGCATGAGTTTGATGCTTTCTCAGGGAGTCTGTCGGATTTTGATGTGCATGGCAACCTGCTGGCCGCCTGTGGCTTCTCCAGCCGCCTCACCGGCCTGGCCTGTGACCGTTTCCTCAAGGTGTATGACCTGCGCATGATGCGTGCCATCACACCGCTCCAAGTACACGTGGATCCCGCCTTCTTGCGCTTCATCCCTACGTACACTTCTCGACTTGCTATCATCTCCCAGTCAG GGCAGTGCCAGTTTTGTGAGCCCACAGGCCTGGCCAACCCAGCAGACATCTTTCATGTGAATCCTGTGGGGCCTCTGTTAATGACATTTGACGTATCAGCCAGCAAGCAGGCCCTGGCCTTTGGGGATTCTGAGGGCTGTGTGCACCTCTGGACTGATTCCCCTGAGCCTTCCTTCAACCCTTACTCCCGTGAGACCGAGTTTGCTTTGCCCTGTCTCGTGGACTCACTGCCTCCTCTGGACTGGAGTCAGGACCTGCTGCCTCTTTCCCTCATCCCTGTCCCGCTCACCACTGACACACTTCTCTCTGATTGGCCTGCGGCCAACTCCGCTCCAGCTCCCAG GCGAGCACCCCCTGTGGATGCAGAGATTCTTCGAACCATGAAGAAGGTGGGCTTCATTGGCTATGCGCCCAACCCCCGCACCCGGTTGCGCAATCAG ATTCCTTACCGACTCAAGGAGTCTGACAGTGAATTTGACAGCTTCAGCCAGGTCACTGAGTCACCAATAGGGCGGGAAGAGGAGCCACATCTCCACATGGTTTCTAAGAAGTACCGCAAG GTAACCATCAAATATTCCAAGCTAGGGCTGGAGGACTTTGACTTCAAACACTACAATAAGACCCTGTTTGCTGGATTAGAGCCCCACATCCCCAATGCCTACTGTAACTGCATGATCCAG GTGCTCTACTTCCTGGAGCCTGTTCGCTGTCTAATCCAGAACCATCTTTGCCAGAAGGAGTTCTGCCTGGCGTGTGAGCTGGGCTTCCTCTTCCACATGTTGGATCTCTCTCGAGGTGACCCTTGTCAG GGCAGTAATTTTCTTCGGGCATTCCGCACCATCCCTGAGGCGTCAGCCCTTGGTCTGATCCTGGCTGACTCAGATGAGGCTTCAGGCAAAGGCAATCTGGCCAGGCTTATTCAGAGGTGGAATCGCTTCATTCTCACTCAGCTGCATCAGGATATGCAGGAGCTTGAAGCACCCCAGGCTTATCGAGGTGCTGGAGGCAG CTTTTGCTCATCGGGGGACTCGGTCATCGGGCAGCTGTTCAGCTGTGAGATGGAGAACTGCAGCCTCTGCCGCTGTGGCAGTGAGACCGTGCGAGCCTCATCCACCCTGCTCTTCACGCTCTCCTACCCCGAGG ATAAAACCGGGAAGAGCTGTGACTTTGCTCAAGTCCTAAAGCGAAGCATCTGCCTGGAGCAGAATACACAGGCCTGGTGTGACAACTGTGAAAAGTACCAGCCCACG ATTCAGACCCGCAACATCCGCCATCTGCCAGATATTCTCGTCATCAACTGTGAGGTGAACAGCTTGAAAGAAGCTGATTTCTGGAGGATGCAGGCTGAG GTTGCCTTCAAGATGGCAATAAAGAAGCATGGTGGAGAAATCTCCAAGAACAAGGAGTTTGCTTTGGCTGATTG GAAAGAACTGGGAAGTCCAGAGGGCATGCTCATGTGTTCCTCCATTGAGGAGTTGAAGAATGTCTGGCTTCCTTTCTCCATTCGCATGAAGATAACCAAGAACAAAGGGCTGGATGTTTGCAATTGGACTGATGGGGATGAGATACAG CTTAGCAGCCTGGGTACCCCCTCACAGTGGGGCCCAgccagggcagaggaggagcaTGGTGTCTATGTGTATGACCTGATGGCTACTGTGGTGCACATCCTGGACTCACGCACAGGGGGCAGCCTGGTGGCTCACATCAAAGTTGGAGAGACCTACCACCAGCGTAAGGAG GGTGTTACCCACCAGCAGTGGTATCTTTTCAATGACTTTCTTATTGAACCTATTGATAAG cacGAAGCTGTGCAGTTTGACATGAATTGGAAAGTACCTGCTATCCTTTATTACGTCAAAAGGAATCTTAATTCCAAATACAACCTGAACA TCAAGAACCCTATTGAGGCAAGTGTCCTGCTGGCTGAAGCCTCACTAGCACGGAAGCAGCGGAAAACACATACTACCTTTATTCCACTGATGCTGAATGAGATGCCACAGGTTGGGGACCTGGTGGGCCTGGATGCTGAGTTTGTCACCCTTAATGAG GAGGAAGCAGAGTTACGCAGTGATGGCACCAAGTCTACCATCAAACCAAGCCAGATGTCAGTAGCGAGGATCACCTGTGTTCGGGGCCAGGGACCCAATGAGGGTATTCCCTTCATTGATGACTACATCTCTACCCAGGAGCAG GTGGTGGATTACTTGACTCAATACTCGGGGATAAAGCCAGGAGACCTAGATGCCAAGATTTCCTCTAAGCACCTCACAACTCTCAAGTCTACCTACTTAAAGCTTCGTTTTCTTATTGACATTGGAGTCAAGTTTGTGGGTCATGGTCTGCAGAAGGACTTCCGGGTCATCAACCTCATG GTACCCAAGGACCAAGTCCTTGACACTGTCTATCTCTTTCACATGCCCCGAAAACGAATGATTTCCCTGCGATTCCTTGCTTGGTACTTTCTAG ACTTGAAGATTCAAGGGGAAACCCATGACAGTATTGAGGATGCCCGCACAGCTCTTCAGCTCTACCGAAAATATCTGGAGCTAAGCAAAAATGGCACCGAGCCTGAGTCCTTCCACAAAGTGCTCAAGGGTCTTTACGAGAAGGGCCGAAAGATGGACTGGAAGGTGCCTGAACCTGAGGGCCAGACAAGCCCCAAGA ATGCAGCTGTCTTCTCCTCAGTGTTGGCGCTCTGA